From Variovorax sp. PMC12, the proteins below share one genomic window:
- the petA gene encoding ubiquinol-cytochrome c reductase iron-sulfur subunit, translated as MSDMTSGSPRIDTGKRTWLIASSCAGVVGGVATAIPFVSTFQPSEKAKAAGAAVEVDIAGLKVGEKITVEWRGKPVWILKRTPEQVAELPKLDGQLADPLSKRHPDEFTPKYAQNEHRSIKPEVLVVVGICTHLGCSPSDRFQAGPQPSLPADWEGGFLCPCHGSTFDLAGRVFKNKPAPDNLPVPPHMYLSDTKLLIGEDSKKA; from the coding sequence ATGAGTGACATGACCTCCGGCTCGCCCCGGATCGACACAGGCAAACGTACCTGGCTGATCGCGTCCAGTTGTGCCGGCGTGGTGGGTGGCGTGGCAACCGCCATACCCTTTGTGAGCACTTTCCAGCCTTCGGAGAAGGCAAAAGCCGCCGGCGCAGCGGTAGAGGTCGACATCGCGGGCCTCAAGGTCGGCGAGAAGATCACCGTCGAGTGGCGAGGCAAGCCGGTCTGGATCCTCAAGCGCACCCCCGAGCAGGTCGCGGAACTCCCCAAGCTGGACGGGCAGCTCGCCGACCCCCTTTCCAAGCGCCACCCCGACGAATTCACCCCCAAGTACGCACAGAACGAGCACCGTTCGATCAAGCCCGAAGTGCTGGTCGTGGTCGGCATCTGCACGCACCTGGGCTGCTCCCCGAGCGACCGCTTCCAGGCCGGCCCGCAGCCCTCGCTGCCCGCCGACTGGGAAGGCGGCTTCCTCTGCCCCTGCCACGGTTCCACTTTCGACCTGGCCGGCCGAGTCTTCAAGAACAAGCCCGCGCCCGACAACCTGCCGGTGCCGCCGCACATGTACCTGTCGGACACCAAGCTCCTGATCGGTGAAGACTCCAAGAAGGCCTGA
- a CDS encoding response regulator transcription factor, giving the protein MSVRSQSVRPLSSVAQMYGGVFHAALIVADDLAVADRMRRILAELAPRRRIVVASSRAEACNLLAALPYDLALVDMRLPSKDGISLLHHVRQNYPGIESVGMSDTDDQELVGAAIAAGAIGYLLTEVDDIELAYLLRSVERGGAPMDSRIARRILGSIAASAKARTIEPIRVQEQREEAPAAEKLPRALLSPRELKVLRLIAQGWSNRQIADAVYLSVNTIEFHAKSIYRKLSVKSRTQAVHEAMQHGLLN; this is encoded by the coding sequence ATGAGTGTCCGTAGCCAGTCCGTGCGGCCGCTGTCTTCGGTCGCGCAGATGTATGGCGGTGTCTTCCATGCGGCGTTGATCGTGGCCGACGATCTCGCCGTCGCCGATCGCATGCGGCGCATCCTGGCCGAGCTCGCGCCGCGCCGCCGCATCGTGGTGGCGTCGAGCCGCGCCGAAGCCTGCAACCTGCTGGCTGCTCTTCCTTATGACCTCGCGCTGGTCGACATGCGGCTGCCATCGAAGGACGGCATCTCGCTGCTGCACCATGTGCGCCAGAACTACCCGGGCATCGAAAGCGTAGGCATGTCGGACACCGACGATCAGGAACTGGTGGGCGCCGCCATTGCCGCGGGCGCCATCGGCTATCTGCTGACCGAGGTGGACGACATCGAACTCGCATACCTGCTGCGTTCGGTGGAACGCGGCGGCGCGCCGATGGACTCGCGCATTGCAAGGCGCATCCTGGGTTCGATCGCCGCGTCCGCCAAGGCGCGCACGATCGAGCCGATCCGCGTGCAGGAGCAGCGGGAAGAGGCGCCAGCGGCCGAGAAGCTGCCGCGCGCCTTGCTGTCGCCGAGGGAACTGAAGGTGCTGCGGCTGATCGCACAGGGCTGGAGCAATCGCCAGATCGCCGATGCGGTCTACCTGTCGGTCAACACCATCGAGTTTCATGCCAAGAGCATCTATCGCAAGCTGTCCGTGAAGTCCCGAACCCAGGCGGTTCATGAAGCGATGCAGCACGGGCTGCTGAACTGA